One Brachybacterium kimchii genomic window carries:
- a CDS encoding class I SAM-dependent methyltransferase: MDTSDPMDAREAMGTYDETRRAWDDASHKHVREYESLLVEARTARLLQCEERLLSGLVEHAEVIHPQSGHGIDDHALLRLGAASVLGVDYSPTAVTAAQRRADELGVAARYTVAELPDTGLDPASADLVYTGKGALIWNEDLEAWATEMHRLLRPGGHLFVHEAHPLVPLWTWDADAPRVREDRGYFASRHVNDTFPARGATEHQRTLAGTVMAIVRAGFVLEQLEEHPEPFWRPDDAEPAAAWDGRLPNSFSLLARRGS, translated from the coding sequence ATGGACACCAGTGACCCCATGGACGCCCGCGAAGCCATGGGCACCTACGACGAGACCCGGCGCGCATGGGACGACGCCTCCCACAAGCACGTGCGCGAGTACGAGAGCCTGCTCGTCGAGGCGCGCACGGCACGTCTGCTGCAGTGCGAGGAGCGTCTCCTCAGCGGGCTCGTCGAGCATGCCGAGGTGATCCACCCGCAGAGCGGGCACGGCATCGACGACCACGCGCTGCTGCGCCTCGGCGCCGCCTCGGTGCTGGGCGTCGACTACTCGCCGACAGCGGTGACGGCGGCGCAGCGCCGGGCCGACGAGCTGGGCGTCGCCGCGCGCTACACCGTCGCGGAGCTCCCGGACACGGGCCTCGATCCCGCGTCCGCCGACCTCGTCTACACGGGCAAGGGTGCACTGATCTGGAACGAGGACCTCGAGGCGTGGGCGACGGAGATGCACCGGCTGCTGCGGCCCGGCGGCCACCTGTTCGTCCATGAGGCGCACCCGCTCGTGCCGCTGTGGACGTGGGACGCCGATGCGCCGCGCGTGAGGGAGGACCGCGGCTATTTCGCGTCCCGCCACGTCAACGACACCTTCCCCGCTCGCGGGGCCACCGAGCATCAGCGCACGCTCGCCGGGACCGTGATGGCGATCGTGCGGGCGGGCTTCGTCCTCGAGCAGCTCGAGGAGCATCCGGAGCCGTTCTGGCGACCCGACGACGCGGAGCCCGCGGCGGCCTGGGACGGTCGCCTCCCCAACAGCTTCAGCCTGCTCGCGCGCCGCGGCAGCTGA
- a CDS encoding HNH endonuclease: protein MPMRDGGDDPRRTPGRARQLVLRDAPTEAEHVCEMVAADAAPGNGLELLDIAHALGELAKGPDGPFGAADAGLTAFELSDTLAAFEQLRSALGALEIRVTTALDERLREEDSAQGVAERDHGRRTAGEIRMASRVSPAIASARLHSGRRLVRDMPRMFEALADGRIGLDAAHAIGRSSGPLRPEQRREVDRIIASREPDLDGASPAQWGREVSALAQQLDPRGEDGRHVRARMQRGVTVTPGPHGMGHVHAHLPALDCAAIQRKLTIEAQSLKAQGDTRTHAQIMADLLSDTLLGRDEQMDPVHLEVGVVITERTLIAPDHGDPAMIEGYGVVPPRTVRDEIVQRLPRPERDAPESAPAQGVPVTADATPEDRRTLTDDDLLPPQEPAETAAADPFDEESRLTLRRLFTHPASGELIAMESRARAFPARLGYLVRLRDFRCAGPYCASSIRQIDHIQPHAQGGATSADDGQGLCAHCNSTKELLGTAERVGEESDPHRVHWRSKLGRTAMVSPSPLAGLPPGGPPVEAPPPGMTPPGTPPSAMPSSAMPPKAMTTPEDDASDGEPALLPPIHRIEDLRWERDRRRAAGIRDEERRPDIRSA from the coding sequence ATGCCGATGAGGGACGGCGGGGACGACCCCCGCCGCACCCCTGGTCGTGCCCGTCAGCTCGTGCTGCGCGATGCGCCCACGGAGGCCGAGCACGTGTGCGAGATGGTCGCGGCGGATGCGGCGCCCGGGAACGGGCTGGAGCTCCTCGACATCGCCCACGCGCTGGGAGAGCTCGCGAAGGGTCCGGACGGCCCCTTCGGCGCCGCGGACGCCGGCCTCACGGCCTTCGAGCTCTCCGACACCCTCGCCGCCTTCGAGCAGCTGCGCTCAGCCCTCGGCGCGCTCGAGATCCGCGTGACCACCGCCCTCGACGAGCGTCTGCGCGAGGAGGACTCGGCACAGGGCGTCGCCGAGCGCGATCACGGGCGCCGCACCGCCGGGGAGATCCGGATGGCCTCACGGGTCTCCCCTGCCATCGCCTCTGCGCGGCTGCACTCCGGCAGGCGGCTCGTGCGGGACATGCCGCGCATGTTCGAGGCGCTGGCCGACGGGCGCATCGGACTCGATGCCGCCCACGCGATCGGGCGCAGCAGCGGCCCGCTCCGGCCGGAGCAGCGGCGGGAGGTCGATCGGATCATCGCCTCGCGCGAGCCCGATCTCGACGGCGCCTCACCGGCTCAGTGGGGCCGGGAGGTCTCGGCCCTCGCTCAGCAGCTCGACCCCCGTGGCGAGGACGGGCGCCACGTGCGGGCGCGCATGCAGCGCGGCGTGACGGTCACGCCGGGGCCGCACGGCATGGGGCACGTCCACGCACATCTCCCGGCGCTCGACTGCGCCGCGATCCAGCGCAAGCTGACCATCGAGGCGCAATCGCTCAAGGCCCAGGGGGACACACGCACCCACGCGCAGATCATGGCGGACCTCCTCTCCGACACCCTGCTGGGGCGCGATGAGCAGATGGACCCCGTGCACCTGGAGGTCGGCGTCGTCATCACGGAGCGCACTCTGATCGCGCCGGATCACGGCGACCCGGCGATGATCGAGGGCTACGGAGTGGTGCCGCCGCGCACCGTGCGCGACGAGATCGTCCAGCGGCTCCCCCGCCCCGAGCGCGACGCCCCGGAGAGCGCACCCGCACAGGGCGTGCCCGTCACGGCCGACGCGACGCCGGAGGACCGCCGAACGCTCACCGACGACGACCTGCTCCCGCCGCAGGAGCCCGCGGAGACCGCCGCGGCGGACCCTTTCGACGAGGAGTCCCGGCTGACGCTCCGGCGTCTGTTCACCCATCCCGCTTCCGGCGAGCTGATCGCCATGGAATCCCGCGCCCGCGCGTTCCCCGCCAGGCTCGGGTACCTCGTCCGGCTCAGGGACTTCCGCTGCGCGGGGCCCTACTGCGCGTCCTCGATCCGCCAGATCGACCACATCCAGCCCCACGCGCAGGGCGGTGCGACCAGCGCCGACGACGGGCAGGGTCTGTGCGCCCACTGCAACAGCACCAAGGAGCTCCTCGGGACGGCCGAGAGGGTCGGTGAGGAATCGGATCCGCACCGCGTGCACTGGAGATCGAAGCTCGGACGCACCGCCATGGTGTCCCCGAGCCCGCTGGCAGGGCTGCCGCCGGGCGGCCCTCCCGTCGAGGCCCCACCACCCGGTATGACCCCTCCGGGCACGCCGCCATCGGCCATGCCCTCATCGGCCATGCCCCCGAAAGCCATGACCACACCCGAGGACGATGCGTCCGACGGGGAACCCGCCCTGCTCCCGCCGATCCACCGGATCGAGGACCTGCGCTGGGAGCGCGACCGCCGACGCGCCGCGGGGATCCGCGACGAGGAGCGGCGGCCCGACATACGCAGTGCGTGA
- a CDS encoding TrmH family RNA methyltransferase, whose protein sequence is MGASAPEGPDAPGSQIVPITTLEDPRLDDYLRMTDVRLRASMEVERGLFMAESFHVIERAMDAGCVPRSFLMSSRWVEQFAPLFTRFPEVPVFVGEEALLESLTGFHLHRGALAAMQRPVLPTAAELLSTARTVAVLENIVDHTNVGAMFRSAAALDVDAVLVTPRCADPLYRRSLRVSMGTVFQVPWTRLGAWPHAPHPPGEDTVHDGVDLLHDAGFDVLALALTEQATALDEVDLGAGRKVALVLGAEGHGLEPSTLKAVDEHVVIPMSGAVDSLNVAAASAVVFWQRRAAVRAG, encoded by the coding sequence ATGGGAGCATCGGCACCGGAGGGCCCCGACGCCCCCGGTTCGCAGATCGTCCCGATCACGACGCTCGAGGACCCCCGGCTCGACGACTACCTGCGCATGACCGACGTGCGGCTGCGCGCGAGCATGGAGGTCGAGCGCGGACTGTTCATGGCGGAGAGCTTCCACGTGATCGAGCGGGCGATGGACGCCGGCTGCGTCCCGCGCTCCTTCCTCATGTCCTCCCGCTGGGTGGAGCAGTTCGCGCCCCTGTTCACGCGCTTCCCCGAGGTGCCGGTGTTCGTGGGCGAGGAGGCCCTGCTCGAGTCCCTCACGGGGTTCCACCTGCACCGCGGTGCGCTCGCGGCCATGCAGCGGCCCGTGCTGCCGACCGCTGCGGAGCTGCTGAGCACGGCGCGCACGGTCGCGGTGCTCGAGAACATCGTGGACCACACGAATGTTGGCGCCATGTTCCGCTCGGCCGCCGCGCTCGACGTCGACGCCGTGCTCGTCACCCCGCGCTGCGCGGATCCCCTGTACCGCCGCTCCCTCCGCGTCTCGATGGGCACCGTCTTCCAGGTGCCGTGGACGCGCCTCGGCGCCTGGCCGCATGCGCCGCATCCTCCGGGCGAGGACACGGTGCACGACGGCGTCGACCTGCTGCACGACGCCGGCTTCGACGTGCTCGCCCTGGCGCTCACCGAGCAGGCCACGGCGCTCGACGAGGTGGACCTGGGTGCCGGCCGCAAGGTCGCGCTCGTCCTCGGCGCCGAGGGCCACGGCCTCGAGCCGTCCACCTTGAAAGCGGTCGACGAGCACGTGGTCATCCCCATGAGCGGCGCGGTCGACTCCCTCAACGTCGCCGCCGCGAGCGCCGTGGTGTTCTGGCAGCGACGGGCGGCCGTCAGGGCGGGCTGA
- a CDS encoding error-prone DNA polymerase has translation MSRWFLGPPSWNDLEALLSDRPVPSERALPPQHAPAGEPGEGEPGPSAPSSDGRPGTDIAYAELHAHSHFSFLDGASSPEDMVAEAARLGLRALALVDHDGLPGAVRFSRAAREAGLATVLGAELTLGSEPGSEHASSTPVLSPERTGVPDPEGEHLLVLVRDEQGYRALSAAIARAHLDSRRKATPRYRLAELSRIAREGHWLVLTGCRKGAVLRAVRPLVADGDREGAARAAQREIARLLELYGHGNVAVELMVGGDELDDEIHDALAQGARLVREETGLDELTLPLVATTNAHCARPADTRLVDVHAALRAGTSLAEADPHLPSRPGHLRSGEEMAQLLPRHPEAVAAASRMAEECALDLQLLAPDLPPFPVPAGHTEDSWLRELVEQGGRERYGPRPGSGRKGGASGSDGADGTDRSDAPADEEQVPGAWAQIDRELQVISGLHFPGYFLIVREIVAFCEKEEILCQGRGSAANSAVCYALGITAVEPVGHHLLFERFLAPERDGPPDIDLDIASDRREEVIQHVYERYGRECAAQVANVISYRAKLAVRDAARALGYDVGTQDAWSKRIERSFRSLADADIPADVVELAHRLRDAPRHLGIHSGGMVLADRPVIEICPVQWAAMEDRSVLQWDKDDCADAGLVKFDLLGLGMLTAIDHCLRLVAEHHGEHHGLRTLPQEDPAVYDMLCAGDSVGVFQVESRAQIATLPRLRPVCFYDLVVEVALIRPGPIQGGSVHPYIRRRTGEEETTYLHPLLEKSLGRTYGVPLFQEQLMQMAVDVADFTPALADQLRRAMGSKRSTEKMLALSDQLFAGMARHGITGEDAEAIQRKLLAFANYGFPESHAYSFAYIVYASAYLKCHYPAAFTAALLRSQPMGFYSPQSLVADARRHGVLTRGVDVTVSEVQTGLETDAGDTGDTGGAGDGTGHRAYTLPGNEDVLGPAARHRGPEGWTDPEKDALRAARPQVTGEAARRGPVIRLGLAQVRGIGEDKAEEIVSAREKEGPFASISDLARRVRLSARQLEALATAGALDALASSRRQALWAAGAAAQESPDVLPHLAIGADAPMLPGLSDAELAAADSWATGITLADHPMVLVREEMEEAGVLSIRGAREAEDSTRIRVGGVITHRQRPATASGITFLSLEDETGILNVVCSKGFWSRHRAVLRTSRSVVVRGIVENLTGAVNLVADGVEVLELAGAGRSRDFH, from the coding sequence ATGAGCCGCTGGTTCCTGGGTCCGCCCTCCTGGAACGATCTCGAGGCTCTGCTCTCGGACCGCCCCGTGCCGTCCGAGCGCGCGCTGCCGCCGCAGCATGCGCCGGCGGGGGAGCCGGGGGAGGGGGAGCCCGGCCCGTCGGCCCCGTCGTCCGACGGGCGCCCCGGCACCGACATCGCCTATGCCGAGCTGCACGCGCACTCGCACTTCAGCTTCCTCGACGGCGCCTCGAGCCCCGAGGACATGGTCGCCGAGGCCGCGCGGCTGGGGCTGCGCGCGCTCGCCCTCGTCGACCACGACGGGCTGCCCGGCGCGGTCCGCTTCTCGCGCGCCGCGCGCGAGGCGGGCCTCGCGACCGTGCTCGGCGCCGAGCTCACCCTGGGCAGCGAGCCCGGCAGCGAGCATGCGAGCAGCACCCCCGTGCTCTCGCCCGAGCGCACCGGCGTCCCCGACCCGGAGGGCGAGCACCTGCTGGTCCTGGTGCGCGACGAGCAGGGGTACCGCGCGCTGTCGGCCGCGATCGCGCGCGCCCACCTCGACAGCAGGCGGAAGGCCACGCCCCGCTACCGCCTCGCCGAGCTCTCCCGGATCGCCCGCGAGGGGCACTGGCTCGTGCTCACCGGCTGCCGCAAGGGAGCGGTGCTGCGGGCGGTGCGCCCGCTCGTGGCCGACGGCGACCGCGAGGGCGCGGCCCGCGCGGCGCAGCGCGAGATCGCCCGGCTGCTCGAGCTGTACGGGCACGGGAACGTCGCCGTCGAGCTCATGGTCGGCGGGGACGAGCTCGACGACGAGATCCACGACGCCCTCGCCCAGGGCGCGCGCCTCGTGCGCGAGGAGACAGGTCTGGACGAGCTCACCCTGCCGCTCGTGGCGACCACGAACGCGCACTGCGCCCGCCCTGCGGACACGCGCCTCGTGGACGTCCACGCCGCCCTGCGCGCGGGCACGTCCCTCGCCGAGGCCGATCCGCACCTGCCCTCGAGGCCCGGCCACCTGCGCAGCGGCGAGGAGATGGCGCAGCTGCTCCCGCGCCATCCCGAGGCGGTCGCGGCCGCGTCGCGGATGGCCGAGGAGTGCGCGCTGGACCTGCAGCTGCTCGCCCCCGACCTGCCGCCCTTCCCCGTGCCCGCGGGGCACACCGAGGACAGCTGGCTGCGCGAGCTCGTCGAGCAGGGCGGGCGCGAGCGCTACGGGCCGCGGCCCGGGTCGGGCAGGAAGGGCGGGGCTTCCGGGTCCGACGGGGCCGACGGGACGGACAGGTCCGATGCGCCGGCCGACGAGGAGCAGGTCCCCGGGGCGTGGGCGCAGATCGACCGGGAGCTGCAGGTCATCTCCGGCCTGCACTTCCCCGGCTACTTCCTCATCGTCCGCGAGATCGTCGCCTTCTGCGAGAAGGAGGAGATCCTGTGCCAGGGCAGGGGGTCGGCCGCCAACAGCGCCGTCTGCTACGCGCTCGGGATCACGGCCGTCGAGCCCGTCGGCCATCACCTGCTCTTCGAGCGCTTCCTCGCGCCCGAGCGGGACGGGCCACCGGACATCGATCTCGACATCGCCTCCGACCGCCGCGAGGAGGTCATCCAGCACGTCTACGAGCGCTACGGCCGCGAGTGCGCCGCCCAGGTCGCCAACGTCATCAGCTATCGGGCGAAGCTCGCGGTGCGCGATGCGGCACGGGCGCTGGGCTACGACGTCGGCACGCAGGACGCATGGTCCAAGCGGATCGAGCGCTCCTTCCGCTCCCTCGCGGATGCCGACATCCCCGCCGACGTCGTCGAGCTCGCCCACCGTCTGCGCGACGCGCCGCGCCACCTGGGCATCCACTCCGGCGGCATGGTGCTCGCCGACCGCCCCGTGATCGAGATCTGCCCCGTGCAGTGGGCGGCGATGGAGGACCGCAGCGTGCTGCAGTGGGACAAGGACGACTGCGCCGACGCGGGCCTGGTGAAGTTCGACCTGCTGGGCCTCGGGATGCTCACCGCGATCGACCACTGCCTGCGCCTCGTGGCCGAGCACCACGGGGAGCACCACGGTCTGCGCACCCTCCCGCAGGAGGACCCGGCGGTCTACGACATGCTGTGCGCGGGCGACAGCGTGGGCGTCTTCCAGGTCGAGTCCCGCGCGCAGATCGCGACCCTGCCGCGGCTGCGTCCCGTGTGCTTCTACGACCTCGTGGTCGAGGTGGCCCTGATCCGTCCCGGCCCCATCCAGGGCGGCTCCGTGCACCCCTACATCCGCCGTCGGACGGGGGAGGAGGAGACCACCTACCTGCATCCGCTGCTCGAGAAGTCCCTGGGCCGCACCTACGGGGTGCCGCTGTTCCAGGAGCAGCTCATGCAGATGGCGGTCGACGTCGCCGACTTCACCCCGGCGCTCGCGGACCAGCTGCGCCGCGCCATGGGCTCCAAGCGGTCCACGGAGAAGATGCTCGCGCTCTCGGACCAGCTGTTCGCGGGCATGGCGCGCCACGGGATCACGGGGGAGGACGCCGAGGCGATCCAGCGCAAGCTGCTGGCCTTCGCGAACTACGGCTTCCCCGAGTCGCACGCCTACTCCTTCGCCTACATCGTGTACGCGAGCGCCTACCTCAAGTGCCACTACCCGGCCGCGTTCACCGCGGCGCTGCTGCGCTCCCAGCCGATGGGCTTCTACTCCCCGCAGTCGCTCGTGGCCGACGCCCGCCGCCACGGCGTCCTCACCCGCGGGGTCGACGTCACCGTCTCCGAGGTGCAGACCGGGCTCGAGACCGACGCGGGGGACACGGGGGACACGGGAGGCGCAGGGGACGGAACGGGGCATCGCGCGTACACGCTGCCCGGCAACGAGGACGTGCTGGGCCCGGCCGCGCGGCACCGGGGCCCGGAGGGCTGGACGGATCCGGAGAAGGACGCCCTGCGCGCCGCGCGACCGCAGGTCACGGGGGAGGCGGCGCGACGGGGGCCGGTGATCCGGCTGGGGCTGGCGCAGGTGCGCGGGATCGGGGAGGACAAGGCCGAGGAGATCGTGAGCGCCCGCGAGAAGGAGGGGCCCTTCGCCTCCATCAGCGACCTCGCGCGGCGGGTGCGCCTCAGCGCCCGTCAGCTCGAGGCGCTCGCGACCGCCGGGGCGCTCGACGCCCTCGCGTCCTCGCGCCGGCAGGCCCTGTGGGCCGCGGGCGCTGCGGCGCAGGAGTCGCCCGACGTGCTGCCGCACCTGGCCATCGGGGCCGACGCGCCGATGCTGCCCGGGCTCAGCGACGCCGAGCTCGCCGCCGCCGACTCCTGGGCCACGGGCATCACGCTCGCCGACCACCCGATGGTGCTCGTGCGCGAGGAGATGGAGGAGGCGGGCGTGCTCTCCATCCGCGGGGCGCGCGAGGCCGAGGACTCCACGCGCATCCGCGTGGGCGGGGTGATCACGCACCGCCAGCGGCCCGCGACGGCCAGCGGCATCACCTTCCTCAGCCTCGAGGACGAGACCGGGATCCTCAACGTGGTCTGCTCGAAGGGGTTCTGGTCACGGCACCGGGCGGTGCTGCGCACCTCGCGCTCGGTGGTGGTCCGCGGGATCGTCGAGAACCTCACCGGGGCGGTGAACCTCGTGGCCGACGGGGTCGAGGTGCTCGAGCTCGCCGGCGCCGGGAGGTCCCGGGACTTCCACTGA
- a CDS encoding DNA polymerase Y family protein: protein MNGSELLLPGVLPAGEEDQVDETGHGDEAEHGGTPPATRIAAVVVPAWPLLAAREKLAREKAAGAGSGAGVAEEGAPTPVVVMDRHRVSHADAAALEVGVGIGMRRRAAQAACPEAVVVEADVEHESALFELVAAAVDTVAAGVDVLRPGVLLMSARGPARHRGGEDALAEAIVDAVAELTGWDAVVGIADGPFAALLAARSGRIVRPGRSRDYLGPHAIAALRDAPVGPGWGHRDQPAADAGRTRRVDLAEVIDLLERLGIRTLGDFADLPATSVAARFGPDVAQLHLLARGGEPTPPQAHHPTQPLEVARTLDPPLVRVDQAAFAARPMAEELHGMLVARGLICTRLRILALTASGEEMERTWRHDGALSPADVVDRIRWQCDGWITRARLRGEQTGQITRLALQPVQLLPAGEGAPALWGSAGEAAQRAGRAFARAQGLAGEEAVLVPVEVGGRLLAEQVALVPWRSERPTARPGPWPGSMPRPLPSVVLRTPPFVVLRDAEGAEVVVTARALLSASPAVLEVPRAGSTGADGIEALVSHGVAAGRTHRVLAHGAPTVLDERWWRPDGQRAARLAVVIEPGRALVLLSREGAWSVEGIHD from the coding sequence ATGAACGGGAGCGAGCTCCTGCTGCCCGGGGTCCTGCCCGCGGGCGAGGAGGATCAGGTCGACGAGACGGGTCACGGCGACGAGGCGGAGCACGGCGGCACCCCGCCCGCGACGCGCATCGCGGCCGTCGTCGTCCCCGCCTGGCCGCTCCTCGCCGCGCGCGAGAAGCTCGCCCGGGAGAAGGCCGCCGGGGCGGGGAGCGGGGCCGGGGTCGCGGAGGAGGGGGCGCCGACTCCCGTCGTGGTCATGGATCGCCACCGGGTCTCCCATGCCGATGCCGCCGCCCTCGAGGTGGGCGTCGGGATCGGGATGCGTCGCCGCGCCGCGCAGGCCGCGTGTCCCGAGGCCGTCGTGGTCGAGGCCGACGTCGAGCACGAGAGCGCCCTGTTCGAGCTGGTCGCGGCCGCCGTGGACACCGTCGCCGCGGGCGTGGACGTGCTGCGCCCGGGGGTGCTGCTGATGTCCGCACGCGGGCCCGCCCGCCACCGCGGCGGGGAGGATGCCCTCGCCGAGGCGATCGTCGACGCGGTCGCCGAGCTCACCGGCTGGGACGCCGTCGTCGGCATCGCCGACGGCCCCTTCGCCGCGCTCCTGGCGGCGCGCTCGGGCAGGATCGTGCGCCCCGGCCGCAGCCGGGACTACCTGGGCCCGCATGCGATCGCCGCCCTGCGCGACGCGCCCGTCGGCCCCGGATGGGGGCACCGCGATCAGCCCGCGGCCGATGCCGGCCGCACCCGCCGCGTGGATCTCGCCGAGGTCATCGACCTGCTCGAGCGCCTGGGAATCCGCACCCTCGGGGACTTCGCGGACCTGCCCGCGACCTCCGTCGCCGCACGTTTCGGGCCCGACGTCGCCCAGCTGCACCTGCTCGCGCGCGGGGGCGAGCCCACCCCGCCCCAGGCGCACCATCCCACGCAGCCCCTCGAGGTCGCGCGCACCCTGGACCCGCCGCTCGTGCGCGTGGACCAGGCGGCCTTCGCGGCGCGGCCGATGGCCGAGGAGCTGCACGGCATGCTCGTCGCGCGCGGGCTGATCTGCACGCGCCTGCGGATCCTCGCGCTCACCGCCTCGGGCGAGGAGATGGAGCGCACCTGGCGCCACGACGGCGCCCTGTCCCCGGCCGACGTCGTGGACCGCATCCGCTGGCAGTGCGACGGCTGGATCACCCGGGCGCGACTGCGCGGCGAGCAGACCGGGCAGATCACGCGGCTCGCCCTCCAGCCCGTGCAGCTGCTCCCCGCGGGCGAGGGCGCACCGGCGCTGTGGGGGAGCGCGGGGGAGGCCGCGCAGCGGGCCGGCCGCGCCTTCGCCCGCGCCCAGGGGCTCGCGGGGGAGGAGGCGGTGCTCGTCCCCGTCGAGGTCGGGGGCCGTCTGCTCGCCGAGCAGGTGGCGCTGGTGCCCTGGCGCAGCGAGCGGCCGACGGCGCGGCCCGGGCCGTGGCCGGGGTCGATGCCGCGCCCGCTGCCGTCGGTCGTGCTGCGCACCCCGCCGTTCGTGGTGCTGCGGGACGCGGAGGGCGCGGAGGTCGTGGTCACCGCCCGCGCCCTGCTGAGCGCCTCGCCCGCGGTCCTCGAGGTGCCGCGGGCGGGGAGCACGGGGGCCGACGGGATCGAGGCGCTCGTGAGCCACGGCGTCGCCGCGGGCAGAACCCACCGCGTGCTCGCCCACGGGGCGCCGACGGTCCTCGACGAGCGCTGGTGGCGGCCCGATGGCCAGCGCGCCGCTCGTCTCGCCGTCGTCATCGAGCCCGGCCGCGCCCTCGTGCTGCTCAGCCGCGAGGGCGCCTGGAGCGTGGAGGGGATCCATGACTAG
- a CDS encoding NAD(P)-dependent alcohol dehydrogenase, translated as MRALVLQEKGRMGIEDVPSPGAPGPGEVRIAMHTVGICASDVHYWTEGRIGPFVVEAPMILGHEGAGTVAEIGEGVTGLSVGDRVAMEPGVPDPASRATLEGRYNVDPAVRFWATPPIDGCLAEEVVHPAAFTYRLPDALSFAEGALIEPFAVGMFAATKAQISPGDVVAVIGSGTIGIMTALAARAGGASRVYISDVQSAKLGLLDGLTGIIPVDATQEDLGERVRAETSGWGPQVVIEASGAAPAYKGLWTVPAPGGRVVLVGMPVEPVAFDVATAQSRGISIETIFRYANVHQKAIDLAASDAVDLGRFVTETFAFEDSEKAFERFLEGRPTDVKLQIAF; from the coding sequence ATGCGTGCACTGGTGCTGCAGGAGAAGGGCCGGATGGGGATCGAGGACGTACCCTCCCCCGGCGCCCCGGGACCCGGGGAGGTCCGGATCGCGATGCACACGGTCGGGATCTGCGCCTCCGACGTCCACTACTGGACCGAAGGCCGTATCGGCCCCTTCGTCGTCGAGGCGCCGATGATCCTCGGGCATGAGGGCGCGGGCACCGTGGCAGAGATCGGCGAGGGCGTCACGGGCCTGTCCGTCGGCGATCGTGTCGCGATGGAGCCGGGCGTCCCCGATCCCGCCTCGCGGGCGACGCTCGAGGGCCGCTACAACGTCGACCCGGCCGTGCGCTTCTGGGCGACCCCGCCGATCGACGGCTGCCTCGCCGAGGAGGTCGTCCACCCCGCCGCCTTCACCTACCGCCTGCCCGATGCCCTCAGCTTCGCCGAGGGCGCGCTCATCGAGCCCTTCGCCGTCGGCATGTTCGCCGCGACGAAGGCGCAGATCAGCCCCGGGGACGTCGTCGCCGTCATCGGCAGCGGGACGATCGGCATCATGACCGCGCTGGCCGCGCGCGCCGGCGGGGCGAGCCGGGTGTACATCAGCGACGTGCAGAGCGCGAAGCTCGGCCTGCTCGACGGCCTCACGGGCATCATTCCGGTCGACGCCACCCAGGAGGACCTCGGCGAGCGGGTGCGCGCGGAGACCTCGGGATGGGGTCCGCAGGTCGTGATCGAGGCCTCGGGCGCCGCCCCCGCGTACAAGGGGCTGTGGACTGTCCCCGCGCCGGGCGGACGCGTGGTGCTCGTCGGCATGCCCGTCGAGCCCGTGGCCTTCGACGTCGCCACGGCGCAGAGCCGCGGGATCTCGATCGAGACGATCTTCCGCTACGCCAACGTCCACCAGAAGGCCATCGATCTCGCCGCGAGCGACGCCGTGGATCTGGGCCGCTTCGTCACCGAGACGTTCGCGTTCGAGGACTCGGAGAAGGCCTTCGAGCGCTTCCTCGAGGGGCGTCCGACGGACGTGAAGCTGCAGATCGCGTTCTGA